ACTGGCAGGAAGTGGACGGGCGGGTCGGCGATCTGAATGCCGCCGGGATTACCGCCAGCCTCTTCCTGGCATGGAACAACAGCGATCCGGCACCGCCCTCGTGGAAATCCTTTGCCTCCGACGCCGCCCGGCTTCGCTGCGCGCGATATATCGTCGCACGTTACAGCGCTTTCAACGTCCTTTTTGTCGTGGTCGGTGAGTGGCAAGAGTCAGGCCCTTATGCCCCGCTTTATGGGGCCGTTGGCAGCCAGATGGCAGCCGACGACCCGCATGATCGGCCGATCGCCATTCACTGCACACCCGATCCGGGAACCGTTGAGCCGCAGTTCGCAACGGCACCGTAGATGTCATTCGGCGACTTCCAGCAGAGATACACGGATCTTCATCAGGGGATCCTCAGCGCTCGCGTGTACGATAAGCCCGTGATCAATGCAGAATATGCTTACTACCTCCGGGACATGGACGGCGACGGCATCGTGGACAAGCCTAACAGCGCGACGCTTGAACAGATCCGACATGCGACCTGGGACATCGCGATGGCCGGCGGCTACTTTGTCACCGCATGGGGCACGACTTACTGGAATGGTTTCCGCGCCCCCGGTCCTTTCAATCCCGACGATCCGCGCAACGATGACTGGGAGGAGGACGTTCAGCACATTCGTGAGTTGTTCACGTCTGTGCCCTGGTGGGAGTTGGAACCGGCTGACGCCCGTGTGAGCGGGCCAGGCATTCACTACTGTCTGGCCAACGGCCTTGACGCGCACCTCGTGTACGTGAGGCAAGCCGGCGGCCCGATCAGCCTCTCGCTGCAGGGGGCTCCTCGCGTGCTGTACGCGGTCGAGCGATTTGACCCGCGAACAGGTGCTTACCTATCACTGCCCCACCACGAGGCCCCGATTGCGTTGTCGATCAGTCCTCCGGACAGCCAGGACTGGGTCTACCTGGTCACGGCGGTGCCCGGTTCGCTGGTGGCCACCGGTGACTTCGACCGGGACAACGATGTGGATCAGGCCGATTTTGGTCGCCTTCAGGGCTGTCTCACGCAGTCCCCTCACGTCCCCTCCCCGGGTTGCGAAATCGCCGATCTCGACCTCAATGGGCGTATCGACCAGGCGGATGTAAACGTGCTGCGGGCCTGCATGAACGGCCCGCAGATCGATCCTCCCTCGGATTGCTTGCAGGACTGAGATGCCTCATCTCCCCCGACTGGTTCACTCGCTTGTGCAAAGACGGCCCGCGGCTCCAGCCATAATGGGAATGCCGCCCGCGGAGGAAGCGGCGGCATCGCACAACTTCGCTCGCTCGCACCCGCCCGTTCGCAGATCACGGGACGTCGGAAGTCACCTTTGGATCTCTCACGCCGTACATTCTCATCCATTGGTCACCGGTTCGCTTGTCGCTGAGCCAAAGGATCCGTTCGGCGTGGCCGTCGCCGTGCAACCAGTTGCAGAAGCTCTTGAGGTGGATTCGCGTACCGGCGCGGCGTTCAGAGCTTCGCTGCATGTACCTCGGTTTGAAGACGTCGAGCAGATCCAACTTGCCTTCCGAAGCCGGCCGAAGCTTGCGCATGACCTCACCGTGCTTGACTCGCGCTTCGGTCAAGTGATCAGCCGTGGTCGCGTCCGGCTGATCGCCTTTTCCCTTCTCAAGGGCCGCGTCGCCGATGACAATCACACGGGCCGGGCATTTCCAATCGTTCAGCGGCGTAGGGCCTTGAGCCTCGATTTCTGCGTACGGCCGGTCCCACATGCCCGGACCGATCTCGGCCCTCACGGCATTGACCACATAGTCGACGAACGGCGTCGGCGACGTCAGCGACCGCTCAGGGCAACGGAAGATCTCGAATTCCTCCACTGGCACCTCGTTGACGTTCTTGTAGATGCGGCGATCCCCGAACTGCCGCGGAAGTAGCTTGATCCAGTGCTGGGCATTTGCGTCGCCGCCGCGGGCCATGTAACCGTTGTTTTCAGCACCATATGCCATCTCGGCACTGCCAAACTGCTTGAGATTACTGAGGCATACAGTCGCGCGAGCAATAGCCCGGGCTTTGCTTAACGATGGCAGCAGAATCGCCACCAGCAGGCCGATAATGGCCAGCACGACCAGCACTTCGATCAAGGTGAAACCAAGGTCCGCCCTGCGCCCTCTTGAATCCCCTGAAACTGAAAGCGAGCGACGTCCCATTCCTGCACCTCCTACAAATACGGCCCGTCGCGCGAAAAAAAAACATAGCTAAACCATCGGTGTTGACCTTCGAAAGATGACACCATGAGCATCTTAAACGATTCAAGCCCGAAATGCAACTCTCTTCAGATTTCCATCTCACCAGATCTTCAGCCCGGAACGATGCTCCGCCAATAATGTCCTCCGAATCGGCTTGTCTGCATCGGCGCATCAGCCAATATCTGCACAGGAATTCACAACCCTTGAGCGAGCAACGCCAACCAATTTCACCGCCGGGCTGTCCATGCGCCATGTTCGAAAAGAGCCGCTTGCCTCTCCTCCTTGGCGACACAAAGGGTTGATATAAAAATACTTACGTCTGTTCCGATGCGTTTTGTTGTCTTAGCTAAGATGATCAGGCGACCGAAACCTGCGATCGCCGCACCCACCTGGCCAATCTGGCATTTCAAAAACACCTCGGTCGGAACCATTTCACCCACTTCGCCAGGACAAGCTAAAATTTCAGTATAGGTCGTGCTAATACATGGCTACTTATCTTCAAGTGACCGGCGATCCTTGGCGTTTTTTTGGCTCCTCGGCTGCTAAACCCGCTTGATTTACTGAAAGGATTCTGTTAACTTGTGGTTGTTTCCCTGGAGTGCCGATAGCACCACAGGGAACTGACAGCGATTTTCAGCAGTTCAGGGATGTGGTTGTTGGATGATGTTTTTTGAAGGCGTTTCGACCGGGAAGGAGAGGCGGATGCGGCTCTCGGGTGAATCGATTAAGCGTCGTATATGCAACGCGCGCAACTCTCCATTCAGGCACGCAGAGTCTCTTGTGAGGAGGAAGGAATCGTGAAACGAAACATGATCAAAAGTACGTTCTGGACCGTAGGGGTCATGGTGGCTGCCCTCGGTGTCTTTGGCCAGAATCTGCTTGCAGGAACCCCGTATCCCGGCCCGGCATCGCATCCCATCCCGGGTGTGATCGAGGCGGAGAACTACGACGCAGACGGCGCCAACGTGTCCTACTTCGACACCACGGCGGGCAACTCAGGAAGCACGTATCGCGCCGACGACGTGGACATCCAGATAGCCTCCGGCGGTAGCGACGTGGAAGGTACCGTCGTCTATAACGTCGCGTCGACCGAGTGGATGGAGTACACAGTCGAGGTGGCCAGTGCCGGTACTTACAAACTGGTCATGCGCTGTGCGGTGAACACCAGCGGCACGCAGGTGCAGTTCAAGCTCGACGGCAACGCGATCACACCGGTGACGACTCTCCTCAGCGGTGGAGCCTGGAACCGCTGGGACGAAATGGCCTGGACCGTGAGCTTACCGGCCGGACAGCATGTGCTGCGATTCGAAATGGTCGCGGGCAGCGCATCTGAAGGCGTCAAGATCAACTGGTTCTCGTTCACCCCATATGTTGAGACCTTCGACCGGCCCGGTCTGGCTTTCTGGCGGTTTGACAACGACGGCGGCGGGCCGACCGTTCTTGACCAGACGGCCAATGGCAACAATGGCACCGCCACCAACGTTGCTTATTCAGCCTTGATTCCGCCAGTCGCTTGGCCGACGATTCCATACCCGGGAGCCACCACTCCGACGCCTCCCGCGGCACCGAACGACGCTCCCGCTCCAAACTGGCCGGCGCACGGCGCCCCCCGCAATGCCACCTCGGCGGATTTCGAGCGGGATATGGGAGCTTACATTACCGTCGCAGATAGCGAGACTCTGGACAGGGGCGCCGACAAGAGCTGGACGGTCGAGGCCTGGGTCAAGCTCGAGACGGCCGGCGACATCGGGAACAGCACGACGCGCCAATGGCTGATTCATAAGAAAGCCTTCATGACCAGCGACAACTTCACGGACTACGCGGTGCTGGTCAACGGTGCCGACTATGTGAACAACGCGACATGGATCAATCCGGAGCCCGATTGGCCGAATTATGCGGGCCTGACCGGAAAGGAAATCGTGGTCCTGTTTGGCAGAGCTGACGGATCGGGAACCGACAGGGTGGTAAGCCGACTGCAGGTCTACGATCCGGCCGCCTCGGGCGGTGCGTTGTGGCATCATGTAACGGTGTCATACAACGCGGTTAAGAAAGAAGTCATCTTTGTTGTAGATAATCTGCCGCCGGAGCGGGTGACCGGCTTGTCTCCGACCAACGTACCCAATAACGGACCGCTGGTGATTGGCGGCCACATCATGGGCAACGCCAACTCGGTCAACCAGACCTTTGACGGCCAGATCGACGAACTGTGGATCGCGCCGGAACCGCTGGCCGGGACTCCCGGCAACACCGGCGCGCCGCTCTTTGTGCCGTGGTTCTGGGAGAACGAAGGCGTGGCCATGGACGGCACGTTTACCACTGAGGACAAGGCTCCGTGGAAAGAGCGTCCCAGCAAAATGAGCGAGGATAATTCTTGCTTCTGGCAAGTCGAGACGGATCCGGCGGATTCAGCCAACGCGATCCTCCACCTGTTCGACGACGCCAATCTCGCCGCTTATTACTTCTGGGATCATGACACCTTCAACAAGGTCGATTCGGCGGCCTACAAGAAAGAAACCTGCACGCCGCAGAACATGTCGCAAGGCCTCGCCTGGACGTGCCGGTTCAAGTTAACGCGGCACATGCGGAACGAGCTGGGTTCACCGACCCAGTCGCAGAAGTTCCTGCGTTTTGTCAGCGATCTGCAGGGGGCGACGGGCGCGAACGCTCATTTCGGTATTACCGTGCAGCATACGAACGAGACGACACGGACCGGCATTTCGGTCAGAGACGATGCCGGAGGTACGGGATGGGTTTCGGGCGATATCACCAACGAATGGCATGTGCTGCACGGGGCGGCGTGGGTGCTCGCTGACAACGAGGTGCAGCACAAGCTTTGGCTGGACGGCACGGAGGTCGCGAGCTGGGTGCGCACGAGCCGCCAGACGACCTTCGACCCGTACATCGGCTTCAACGACAACAACCGCCGGTTCATGAGCGAGGGATACATCGACTACGTAAAGATGACCGGCGCGGGCGGCGCGTGGGCTCCGGACGGCACGAGGCTCGGCACGTGGCTGGAGATCTGCGATAACGGTGTGGATGATGACGGTGACACCCTGGCCGACTGTGCCGATCCGGACTGCCTTGGCTGGAGGGCCGAAGTCTGCACAAACGGCATCGACGACGACTGTGACGGTTACACCGACTGCGCCGACTCGGATTGTGTGAACAATCCGGTCTGCTGCACGCACGACCCGGCATTCGACATCGACGATGACGGCGACGTGGACCAGGCGGATTTTGCCGTCTTCCAGGCCTGCTTCATGACCGACTGGGCAACGATGAGCGCCGACTGCCGCTGCATGGAATCCGACGGCGACAACGATATCGATCAGACAGAGTACGACGCCTTCGAGGCCTGTGCCTCGGGAGCCGGCATATCGGCCAACCCGGCGTGTGACGATCCATTATGATCGGGGGGCGCCACCGCGCAGCGGCGATGATTCCGGCACGCGAGCGTTCGTGTACTGGCAATGCGTACTAATGCCAGGATCAGCAATTGGTTTCGAAGCTTTAAGGCGGCCCCACGATAAGGGCATCGCGGCGGCCACGGCCCGTGGTCTTGCGAACGCCGGTGTGTCCGATCGACCCGACTTGCCGGCCGACGCCGAGCCGCGTAGCGGAAAAGCTTTAGCCGCAGGCATGGGGCCGCGAGGGTTTGTTTGGCCAAGACGGACGTCTATGAGGTATAATAGTAAACGGTCATCATAGAAGACTATGTTCAGGGATGGGCTTGGTTGCTCAGGGATGCCAGGAGGTGCAACATGATCACTTCCACATGTCATCGTTCAGGGAGCGGAAAGGTTATTGAGGCTGGTTCGAGCAACCGCCGGCAGACGGCCTTCACGTTGATCGAAGTCCTAGTCGTCGTGGCGATCATCGCACTGTTGATTGCCATCCTCTTGCCCTCGCTCAAGGCGGCGAGGGAAAACGCCAGGGCTACCGTCTGCGGACACCAACAAAGGCAGTTGGCTCAGGCCGGCACCATTTGGATGACCGAGGGCAACAAGAACATGGTCCCGGCGCACCGGGGATGGGCAACTCACGTCCTGAGGGTTATGAAAGGGCAGGCCGACATGTTCAAATGCCCGTCCACGGAAACACTGGTGCCCATCGCCCCGGTCCTGATCAGACAATACCGGACAGGCTTTACCTATCCGGCCCTCTCGACAGACAGCCCATATTTCCGCCGAAATCCGAATCCGGACGGCCAAGGCTTCTATCGGGCGGACATGGAAACGGAGGCGATGGAGCAGTTGGGCAGCGGTGCAGGCGATGCGGATTTCGACGATGCCTATGTTTACACCAAGCCCTTGGGCGACGGCAAGATCGCCGAAGTCTACGCCGTGAAGGCGGGGACGGGCCGCGCGCTGAGTATGTTTGATTACAAGGGCAAGTTGCTTGCCGAGTACTTCAGCACGACGCCGCGTTACCAGTTGCCCACCCTGTGGGGCAGCTACGGAATGAACCTGTCGGCCGCCATCCCGGGCGCGAAACCGTACAACATCCTGTACCTCGACTACACCGATTGGGCGGCGGTGGTCGAAAGCCGGTTTGGCGTCATTTCAGCCTACGACGGCAAACGCCGGGGCGACGGCAAGCCGGGAAGAGAGAAGTACGAATGGGTCGACCCTCGCCACAACAGGCGAGTGAACGTCTGTTTTCTGGACACGCATGTCGAACGTATGGTACCCCAGAAACTGGTTCCGCCCCTAAACGAGGATTTACCCTCGCCGTGGCACCCGCAACGCCCGCCCGGCTGGATAGTCCCCGGCCTGCCAGCGGAGTGACAGAAGTCACGAGTACGAGAAGGGCCTGCATCTGGGGGATTTAACAAATCCCTGCTGCTGCGGAAGCGTTCTTGTCTCAAGTCAAGGTCCAACGTGACCGGCTTCACTTGTAAGGACACCACCTCACGACACCCCGTAGCCCCTTGGCATGATCTGCCCGGAGCGCTTTTGCATGCTGGGCGAATCCATTACCATTCCGCCAGGCGCTCGGGGCCTACGGCCAAAACGGCTCATCTGAAAGAGCTGTGGCCGTGGCACCCGCAACCGCGCGCCTGGAGTGACTTCATGGCCCAGAATGAACAGGTGCTGGTGGTCGAGCGGAGGGTGGTGGAAGAGGTGGGCATGTTCCACGGCCTGCAGTTTGACGTGGAACGTTATCTCGACAAGCTTTTTGCAAAGGACGTTCCGCGGTTCATGCTTCGGTCACAGGCCGAGAAGGACCCCGCGTATAAGCAGCTCATCCCGTATGTCATCATGACTCACGACGGCAAGTACCTGAGCTACGTCCGCGGGCGCAGGGCGGGCGAGGCGCGGCTGATCGGGCTGCGGTCCATCGGGATTGGCGGCCACATCAACCCCGGCGACGACATGCCCCTGTTCAGCTCCGATTTCCGCGACGCTTACCGGACGGCCGTGGAACGTGAGGTGGCCGAGGAAGTATCCGTCGAGGCCGGCCACACCGACCATATCGTGGCCCTGCTCAACGACGACCGCAACGAAGTCGGCCAGGTCCACCTCGGGATCGTCCACCTATGGGTCCTAGACGCGCCCAAGGTCACCAAACGCGAGCAGATGATCACTCAGATGTCCTTCATGACGCCGGCCGAGCTGCATGAGATCCGCGACGACATGGAAACCTGGTCCAGCCTGTGCGCCGACGGCTTGGAGGAAATGGTCAGACGAACGCGATGAGCCACGGCGGTTGACCCGATACGGCGTATTCTGTTGACGCCTCGAAGCCATGGCGATAGGGTGTCGCCGGAAAAAGGCAGCAACAACTCCACCACGAAGTGAGGGCATGAAAATGATCAAATGCATCAGCTACTGGTCCACGAAAGACGGCTTGGCCGGCAAGACGACGATCGAGGAGGCGCTCAGGGTGACCAGGGAGGCCGGGTTTGCGGGGTTGGAGTTGTGCATCGGCACCGACGGCGTGCTGACGACTTCGACCTCGCAGGCCGATTGCGAGGCCATCCGCAAGAAGATCGACGCTTCGGGGGTGATCGTCGAGACGCTCGCCAGCGGGATGTGCTGGGGCTTCAATCCGACGAGCGATGACCCGGCCGTGCGGCAGAAATCGATCGAGCTCCACTCCGACGCTCTGCAGCGGGCGGCTTGGCTGGGTTGCAGGGCCATGCTCTACGTGCCCGGCGTGGTCAAGAGCCCCATCTGCCCGGACGTCGTGCGTTACGACATCGCCGTCGAGCGGGCCCGCGAGGGTGTCAAGAAGCTGCTGGACGTGGCCGAGAAAGTCGGCGTCGATCTGTGCGTCGAAAACGTCTGGAACGGCATGTTCTACTCGCCGCTGGAGTTCATCCAGTTCATCGACTCATTCGGTAGCAAGCGTCTGGGGGTTTATTTCGACGTCGGCAACGGCATGGGTTACCATCAGCATCCGCCGCACTGGATCGAGCTGCTCGGCAAGCGGATCAAGCGCGTGCACATCAAAGACTACAATCTGAACTTCGGTTGGCTCGGCGCGTACTCATTCTGCGACCTAGGTGCCGGGCAGGTTCCCTGGGCCGAAGTGATGGATGCCCTTCGCGGCGTGGGCTACAACGCAACCCTCGTGGCCGAAATGATGCCCTGGGATCCGGGCACCCTGGCCCGCACCAGCGCGGCTCTTGATGTGATCATGAGAATGTAAGCCGGCCGCGAGGTTTCGGGCCGTCGATGAATCATCTCCGAGACACCGCCGCTGACCACCGCCATTCGGCAATGATTGCCGACTGGTTGGCCGGATCGATACGTTCCACGACCGCTCGGAAACGATCAGTCAGGATCCGGCTGAAGACAACCGTTGCCGCCGGTTGATCGGCGGTGGTCTCGAAGGGGCCAAGCAATCTCCATTCATTAGCCCCCATATCCCAGCTTTCCACGCGTCCGGCCGTCGGCAAGGGTGTGCGAATCTCCATCTCCGTCATCCCCGTCGGCTGCGGCAAACGCACCTCCAACCACTGCGGCATGGGCAGCCCCGGCAACGACACCCAGCTCGTGTTGACATCGCCGTCGAGAGCATCAACCCCGTCCGTCCACGAACTACTGGCCCGCGTGCGGACGCCTTCCTGATAGGCCGGTACGTTGACATCCGCCCTGACGTGAAGCAAGTCGGTTCCATACCGCGCATCTTCGATACCTGTCCGGGCAGGGGACAGCCGCGGGTATGAACCGATGGTCAATTCACTCCGCCCTTCCGGAAGAGCGATCGACACCAGGTTCTCATGCTGCTTGAAATCCACCGGCCGGCCACCAAGCCGGACCCACTTCACCTGCGCTCCACGATCCACAGCGAGGGTGACCGACGTCGGCCGTTCAGCCCAGAATTGGGCGATCATCTGGGGGGCGTCTTTCAGGTGCGGCCACTCGACAGCCCCGGAAAGACGATGGTTGGCCCTGAGCACCTCCGCGCCTCGCAGATTGACGTATGTCCCGTTGAGGAAAACGACGGCCCCATCCTGAACCTCCTCTCGGCCGGATGGCCTGATGCCTGTGGGCATGGCAGCAGCTACACGAGCATCCGACCGGAGCCGCTCCTTGTTGCCCGAGTCCGCGCCCGTGACGCTTAACCAGAAAGCCTGCGATTCTTCGCCCTCCTCATCCACGGTTTGATACGAGCCGGGTCCAAGCGAACGCACGACACAGTGCGGGACCACAAACCCGGAGCCGACCTGTGTCGGCCAGCGACACACCGTGACAAAAGACACGTGAGAAGCCGGCTTCTCTGCGCGGAAGCGGACGTATTTCCTCGGCAAGGTCCGATGGTAGCCATCCTGGAGAATCGCCTGAAGCGGCATATCCGCCAGCACCTGCAAGAGGCACTTGTGTGGCCCGCGACCGATTTCCAGATCGTTCGGACCGCTCATCCCAAAGGGATTCTCGGGATGCAGAATCAGGTCGAATTGATGTTCGCCTTTGCCCTCAAGCCGGTCACAAATCACGACGAGGCCATGCCGTGTGAAAACCAGGTCCCGCGTCCACGATTCCAGCTTGTCCGGATATGCAGCCTTGAGCTGTCCCGATGCCGCACCGATGAGCGAAGTCCCGACGGCCGCAAGGAGCTCGCCGTCCGCGCGTACCTGATTCTCATTATCCACCATGACCACGTTGTGAGCGACGGTCCTGGAAAGGCAACTGCCGTAAATGGGACTGTTGTAATTGGCTGAGCCCGAGTCGATGATTGTCGGCCGACCGCCGCCGAACAGATAAAACGTGCCGATGTCATGATGTCCGCGATTCTGGTGAAACTTGATCGCCGCCATGGGGTCATACGGGCCCCAGCCACAACGCATCACCACCTGCCCGATATCCTGAAAGGCTCGGATACATGCGCCGGCCTGCGGTTCCTTTTCGCGCAGTCCGGGGTCGTCCCATAGCAGGATGCGCGGTGTGCCGGGTACCGGCGTCGTACGGCGATATAGCCACGCGGCCAGGCCGTCGTTGCGATTCTTCATCAGACAAGTCAGCAGGTCTCCATACCATGAAGTGGTGCCCCCCTCGTCGCCGAAATCGACCACCGCAGACTTGACGGCACCGCTTTCTTCCCAGGCGATGATGCTCCACGCCATGTGGTCGAGCAGGTTTTCCGGCACATGCGTAAACAGATTCTCGCCGGTGACCCGACGCAAGGCATTGGCGAAGTCGCAGACGTAGCGTGTGCCGTAGTTCATGTAGCTGATGCTCTCCTTGTAGCCGCCGTCGCGGCCGAAGTTCGGTTCGGACGGGCCGATCACCGGAATCGGCTTCGGACGATTCACCGGCCAGGGGTTGTCGACGTACCAGTCGCCGCCGCGATCGTGGAGCCAGGCGCGAACGCGGTTGCGCACCAGTCGAGTCCAATGCGGGGCTTCGGGTTGCGCGCCAAGAATGGCCAAGGCCCCCAGCCCGGCCGAGGCCGAGCATACCATCACCCAGTTTCCGGTGGGGGTCTGGTGACGGGGAATCTGTGATGAGCCTATCGGATCGGCCCATTCGCGGACCAGCATGCGAATACCCTTGTCTGCCAAGGCCTGTCGAACGGTCTGCCGTTGCGCATCGGTCAGGTGCGGATAAAGCAGGTCATAGCCGACGGCCACCGCCTCGACCATCATGGCCGTCTCCAACGCTGATCGCCACGGCGGATCAAAGTGCTTCGGATCGTCAAACAACGGGCCCAGCCAACGCTCGTACGAACAGGCGGTCATGAGCATTTCGACGCCCTTGGCCGCCAGGGTCTTGTCGCCGGTCACAGCGGCGACAAACGCCACGTTCTCCAGATGCCGATGGTACCAACCACTTGAAACGCTGTAGTTTCCGTGCTGGCCGACACCGCCCTTTGCATACTGCTCGGTGACCGGTTCGAGCTCGAGGGCGCTGTGCGCGGCGTTGACCTGGTACTGCCAACCGCGACGAAGCCTTTCGGATTGGCCGATCCTTTCGCGAAGAGCCGCAATCTCCGAGGCGTCGACCAGAAGGTAGGGATGAGCCAGATCCGGGGGCACGACCACGGCATCCCGATCGGTCTGGGAAACGAAGAAGGTCCGATAGTTGGCCGGCGGCGTCCAAAACCCCTCGTCGTCGCCGCAAAAGGCCCGCCAGTAGTACTGCCCGTCGGGCAGAGGCTCACCCTGGTAAGCCACCAACACCACGGGCGAGATGCCCGAGGTGTCCGTGATCTCGAATTCAGTCAGGGTGAAGCCGTCGGCAAAAGCGGCGTCGCGAGCCAGTTCCACGCGGTACTTCGTGGCGGAAGACAGGCCGCAGATGTGAAATGTCGGCCGGCGCTCGGTGATCGTCTCGTAGTCCGAGGGCCACACGGGCAGCGGGGGCAGAATCTTCACATGAACCCCGCCGACAGGCATGTCCCCGGCACGCAAGACCGGCGGCACAAGAAGCGCCGGCCAGGCAACCACCATCGCAACGAGCACGCTCCGCAGCCTGATCACCATCTCGGCCTCACCCCCGTCATCCGTACTTTCATAACCGCCACCACCGGGGAAGGACGTCCGCCGTTGGGCGTCATCCCAGCCGCACGCATATCAGCCGCGCAGAAATCCGCGAGACGGGAACCGATTATAACCCGCCCGCTTCGCGCCTGTTAGTTATCGGGTCTCCATCCGACTTCAAGGCCCGCCTTCGGATCACCGATGACCCACCAGGCAGCCTCTGGATGACAGCGCGCCTGTCAACAAGCGTTCAAATGGCAAGAGGATAGTTTTTATCGCTCTGAAGGAGGTCAGGATGCCACTCAGCAACGCTGCGGTCGCGGAACCGCCGGCTCAAACGGCGTCCTCCGCAACGACGAATATCTACCAACCCGTTCCCCCCGAGTCCCTCGAGCAGGCCGGTCTGACCAACGAGATGGTCGACGCCCTGATCTTCAAGTACCTCATGAACGTCGGTTCGGCACCGGGCGCCAAAATCGCCTCCACGCTGGCGTTGCCTCACCCGCTGGTCGTCGAACGGCTGACGGATCTCAAGAAGCAACAACTCCTCGGCTACGTGGGCAACGCCAACATGGGCGACTTCACCTACACGTTGACCGAGGCCGGCCGCGGGCGAGCCCGGCAGTTCATGGAAGAGAGCATGTATTTCGGCGCCGCCCCCGTTCCGCTCGACGCCTACTGCAAGGCAGTCGCCGCTCAATCGATCACCAATGAGAAGCCCGGCCCTGATCAGCTCAGAAACGCCTTTTCCGACCTGCTCATCAACGAAAGGATGTTCTCGACCCTCGGACCGGCGATCAATTCCGGACGCGGCCTGTTCCTCTATGGCCCTCCCGGAAACGGAAAAACCAGTATTGCCGAGCGGATCACCCGCTGTTTCGGAAGCGAGATCTACATTCCCTATGCCATCCACATCGACGGCTTCATCGTCAAGCTCTTCGACCCCGAGATTCATGAGCGGATTCCGTTACCCAAGTCGTCGATCTTCAAGACCGCCGCCGTCGACGAGCGATGGGTGCGAATCAAACGCCCCACCGTCGTGGTCGGCGGCGAATTGACCATGGATCAGCTCGAAATCCGCTGGAATCCCACGACCCGGGTCAGCGAAGCCTCGATGCAGCTCAAAAGCAACTGCGGCACGCTGGTGATCGATGACTTCGGCCGGCAGCGCATGAACCCCTTCGAACTGCTCAACCGCTGGATCGTGCCGCTGGAAAAGCGCTTCGACTTTCTGGCCCTCGCCAACGGCGTGAAAATCCAGGTGCCGTTCGATCAGCTCCTGATCTTCTCGACCAACCTCGAGCCGAAGGACCTCGTCGACGACGCCTTCCTGAGGCGTATCCCCTACAAGATCCACGTCGACAACCCGTCTGAGGAAGAATACCGCAAGCTGATGCAAATGATGTGCGACTTCCTCGGGATCAAGTACGACGACGCACTGGTCACGAAGCTGATCGACAAACACTATGCACAAACGGGTCGTCCCTTCCGCTGTTGCCAGCCGCGCGACCTGGTCATGCTTTCCAAGAACTACTGCGAGTACAACAAGATCCCCGTCCACCTCGACGAAGAAACGCTTGATTACGCCGTCAGCGTCTACTTCACGGTCATGGAGGGGACGTGAGAACCGGCATCACCCGCCGGACATGACGCTTTAGC
This genomic window from Phycisphaerae bacterium contains:
- a CDS encoding heparinase II/III family protein produces the protein MVIRLRSVLVAMVVAWPALLVPPVLRAGDMPVGGVHVKILPPLPVWPSDYETITERRPTFHICGLSSATKYRVELARDAAFADGFTLTEFEITDTSGISPVVLVAYQGEPLPDGQYYWRAFCGDDEGFWTPPANYRTFFVSQTDRDAVVVPPDLAHPYLLVDASEIAALRERIGQSERLRRGWQYQVNAAHSALELEPVTEQYAKGGVGQHGNYSVSSGWYHRHLENVAFVAAVTGDKTLAAKGVEMLMTACSYERWLGPLFDDPKHFDPPWRSALETAMMVEAVAVGYDLLYPHLTDAQRQTVRQALADKGIRMLVREWADPIGSSQIPRHQTPTGNWVMVCSASAGLGALAILGAQPEAPHWTRLVRNRVRAWLHDRGGDWYVDNPWPVNRPKPIPVIGPSEPNFGRDGGYKESISYMNYGTRYVCDFANALRRVTGENLFTHVPENLLDHMAWSIIAWEESGAVKSAVVDFGDEGGTTSWYGDLLTCLMKNRNDGLAAWLYRRTTPVPGTPRILLWDDPGLREKEPQAGACIRAFQDIGQVVMRCGWGPYDPMAAIKFHQNRGHHDIGTFYLFGGGRPTIIDSGSANYNSPIYGSCLSRTVAHNVVMVDNENQVRADGELLAAVGTSLIGAASGQLKAAYPDKLESWTRDLVFTRHGLVVICDRLEGKGEHQFDLILHPENPFGMSGPNDLEIGRGPHKCLLQVLADMPLQAILQDGYHRTLPRKYVRFRAEKPASHVSFVTVCRWPTQVGSGFVVPHCVVRSLGPGSYQTVDEEGEESQAFWLSVTGADSGNKERLRSDARVAAAMPTGIRPSGREEVQDGAVVFLNGTYVNLRGAEVLRANHRLSGAVEWPHLKDAPQMIAQFWAERPTSVTLAVDRGAQVKWVRLGGRPVDFKQHENLVSIALPEGRSELTIGSYPRLSPARTGIEDARYGTDLLHVRADVNVPAYQEGVRTRASSSWTDGVDALDGDVNTSWVSLPGLPMPQWLEVRLPQPTGMTEMEIRTPLPTAGRVESWDMGANEWRLLGPFETTADQPAATVVFSRILTDRFRAVVERIDPANQSAIIAEWRWSAAVSRR
- a CDS encoding AAA family ATPase, giving the protein MPLSNAAVAEPPAQTASSATTNIYQPVPPESLEQAGLTNEMVDALIFKYLMNVGSAPGAKIASTLALPHPLVVERLTDLKKQQLLGYVGNANMGDFTYTLTEAGRGRARQFMEESMYFGAAPVPLDAYCKAVAAQSITNEKPGPDQLRNAFSDLLINERMFSTLGPAINSGRGLFLYGPPGNGKTSIAERITRCFGSEIYIPYAIHIDGFIVKLFDPEIHERIPLPKSSIFKTAAVDERWVRIKRPTVVVGGELTMDQLEIRWNPTTRVSEASMQLKSNCGTLVIDDFGRQRMNPFELLNRWIVPLEKRFDFLALANGVKIQVPFDQLLIFSTNLEPKDLVDDAFLRRIPYKIHVDNPSEEEYRKLMQMMCDFLGIKYDDALVTKLIDKHYAQTGRPFRCCQPRDLVMLSKNYCEYNKIPVHLDEETLDYAVSVYFTVMEGT